One Bacillus sp. 1780r2a1 DNA segment encodes these proteins:
- a CDS encoding arsenate reductase family protein produces the protein MSVLFYSYPKCGTCRKAKQWLDQSGVAYEEIHIIENPPTKDQLTSYYKNSGLPLKKFFNTSGKKYRELGLKDKVATASDEELLEILSSDGMLIKRPLLTDGDKVTVGFKEEEFETTWK, from the coding sequence ATGAGCGTATTATTTTATTCATACCCTAAATGTGGGACATGCCGAAAAGCAAAGCAGTGGCTAGATCAAAGTGGGGTGGCATATGAAGAAATTCATATTATTGAAAATCCCCCAACAAAAGATCAGCTGACTAGCTACTATAAAAATAGCGGGTTGCCATTAAAGAAGTTTTTTAACACAAGTGGTAAGAAATATCGTGAGTTAGGTTTAAAAGACAAAGTTGCAACAGCAAGTGATGAAGAATTACTTGAAATCCTTTCATCTGATGGGATGTTAATCAAGCGCCCTTTATTAACTGACGGTGATAAAGTAACGGTAGGATTTAAAGAAGAAGAATTTGAAACAACGTGGAAATAA
- a CDS encoding YuzL family protein codes for MSRLKKDPSSAGVSAASVKGNAGPTQEVHNHGKKTSQNQQYGKQNMQDN; via the coding sequence ATGTCACGCTTAAAAAAAGACCCTTCATCCGCAGGTGTAAGCGCAGCTAGCGTTAAAGGAAATGCTGGCCCAACACAAGAAGTTCATAACCACGGTAAAAAAACATCTCAGAATCAACAATACGGAAAACAAAATATGCAGGATAACTAA
- a CDS encoding ABC transporter permease: protein MLTELFPNVTYDKFSAATIETLYMTSISVVATFILGIILGLLLFLTGKGQLWENRFVNIIIGAFVNIFRSIPFIILLILLIPFTKAIVGTMLGAEAALPALIVGAAPFYARMVEIGLREIDKGVIEAAKSMGATTSTIIFKVLLPESMPALISGLTVTAIALIGYTAMAGAVGAGGLGNLAYLEGFQRNNSDVTLVATVLILVIVFIIQFIGDFITSKIDKR, encoded by the coding sequence ATGCTAACTGAATTATTTCCAAACGTAACGTATGATAAGTTCAGCGCAGCAACGATTGAAACACTGTATATGACAAGTATCTCAGTCGTTGCTACCTTTATATTAGGAATTATATTAGGCCTACTTCTATTTTTAACAGGCAAAGGACAGCTTTGGGAAAACCGCTTCGTTAATATTATTATAGGAGCGTTCGTAAATATTTTTCGATCCATTCCATTTATCATCTTACTGATTTTGCTCATTCCATTTACAAAAGCGATTGTAGGAACGATGCTTGGAGCAGAAGCAGCACTGCCAGCTCTTATTGTTGGAGCAGCACCGTTTTACGCGCGTATGGTTGAAATCGGCCTTCGTGAAATTGATAAAGGTGTTATTGAAGCAGCAAAGTCAATGGGAGCTACAACAAGCACAATTATTTTTAAAGTGCTGCTTCCAGAATCAATGCCTGCTTTGATTTCCGGTTTGACGGTTACAGCAATCGCACTCATTGGCTATACGGCAATGGCTGGAGCGGTTGGAGCTGGTGGTTTAGGAAACTTAGCATATTTAGAAGGCTTCCAGCGAAATAATAGTGATGTAACCCTTGTGGCGACAGTTTTAATTTTAGTAATTGTATTTATTATCCAGTTCATTGGTGATTTTATCACATCTAAAATTGATAAACGATAA
- a CDS encoding acetyl-CoA C-acetyltransferase yields MREAVIVAGARTPVGKAKKGTLATVRPDDLGAITVKETLRRAGGYEGPIDDLIIGCAMPEAEQGLNMARNIGALAGLPYTVPAITINRYCSSGLQSIAYGAERIMLGQAKTVLAGGAESMSMVPMFGNVARPNIQLVENAPEYYMGMGHTAEQVALKYGISREDQDAFAVRSHQKAAQALQEGKFKDEIVPVEVTMRRLNSKNKLEENKVVFSQDEGVREGTTAGILSKLRPAFSVTGSVTAGNSSQTSDGAATVMLMDREQAEAEGLRPIAKFRSFAVGGVPPEVMGIGPIAAIPKALKLAGLELSDIGLFELNEAFASQALGVIRELNIDEDRVNVNGGAIALGHPLGCTGTKLTLSLLHEMKRRNEQFGVVTMCIGGGMGAAGVFELLA; encoded by the coding sequence ATGAGAGAAGCGGTAATTGTAGCTGGTGCAAGAACACCGGTTGGAAAAGCGAAAAAGGGGACGCTTGCTACGGTTCGTCCTGATGATTTAGGTGCAATTACGGTAAAGGAAACGCTAAGAAGAGCCGGAGGCTATGAAGGACCAATTGACGATTTAATTATCGGATGTGCGATGCCAGAAGCTGAACAAGGTTTGAATATGGCCCGTAATATCGGAGCATTAGCCGGGCTCCCATACACGGTCCCTGCTATCACAATCAATCGTTATTGCTCTTCAGGCTTACAAAGTATTGCCTACGGAGCAGAGCGTATTATGTTAGGGCAGGCCAAAACTGTATTGGCTGGAGGAGCAGAATCGATGAGTATGGTTCCAATGTTTGGCAACGTTGCGCGTCCAAACATACAGCTAGTAGAAAATGCACCTGAATATTATATGGGAATGGGACATACAGCAGAGCAAGTTGCTTTAAAGTATGGAATTTCACGAGAAGACCAAGATGCATTTGCTGTAAGAAGTCATCAAAAAGCAGCTCAAGCTCTTCAGGAAGGTAAGTTTAAAGATGAAATTGTTCCTGTTGAAGTGACAATGAGACGTTTAAACAGTAAAAATAAGCTGGAAGAAAACAAGGTTGTCTTTTCACAGGATGAAGGCGTACGTGAGGGAACAACAGCCGGAATCTTAAGTAAACTACGACCTGCATTTTCCGTAACGGGTTCAGTAACGGCAGGTAACTCGTCGCAAACAAGCGACGGAGCGGCAACCGTGATGCTGATGGATCGTGAACAGGCTGAAGCAGAAGGCCTTCGTCCGATAGCGAAGTTTCGCTCGTTTGCAGTTGGTGGTGTTCCACCGGAAGTGATGGGAATTGGACCGATAGCCGCGATTCCAAAAGCATTAAAATTAGCGGGGCTTGAGCTTTCAGATATTGGGTTATTTGAGTTGAATGAAGCCTTTGCATCTCAAGCATTAGGTGTTATTCGTGAGTTAAACATCGATGAAGATCGCGTGAACGTTAACGGTGGAGCAATTGCTCTAGGTCACCCACTTGGCTGCACCGGTACAAAACTAACGCTCAGTTTATTACATGAAATGAAGAGAAGAAATGAACAGTTTGGCGTTGTAACGATGTGTATTGGTGGCGGGATGGGCGCTGCTGGTGTATTTGAACTATTAGCTTAA
- a CDS encoding methionine ABC transporter ATP-binding protein produces MITLQDVTKIYDAKSGKVTAVDQVNLSVAKGEIFGIIGYSGAGKSSLIRLLNGLETPTSGTVEVAGNQIGKVKGAKLRQARQEISMIFQHFNLLWSRTVQENIAFPLEIAGVSKGKRAERVNELIKLVGLEGRENAYPSQLSGGQKQRVGIARALANNPKVLLCDEATSALDPQTTDSILDLLVDINEKLGLTIVLITHEMHVIRKICHRVAVMENGKVVEQGEVLEVFRKPQQNITKRFVQQISEPEETFETVEQVKELYPSGQIVQLTFVGGKAEQPLITSILKAFDVTINILQGKVSYTQTGSYGTLFIHLDGEKVEVNKVIEYIREQQVEIEVMTDAN; encoded by the coding sequence ATGATTACGTTACAAGATGTAACAAAAATATATGATGCTAAAAGTGGAAAAGTTACGGCTGTTGATCAAGTTAATTTGTCAGTAGCAAAAGGTGAAATCTTCGGTATCATTGGATACAGTGGGGCAGGGAAAAGCTCCCTTATTCGCTTATTAAATGGTTTAGAAACACCTACTTCTGGAACTGTCGAAGTGGCAGGGAACCAAATTGGAAAGGTTAAGGGTGCTAAGCTTAGACAAGCTAGACAGGAAATTAGTATGATTTTCCAACATTTTAATTTGCTTTGGTCTCGTACCGTTCAGGAAAATATTGCGTTCCCGCTTGAAATTGCAGGTGTTTCTAAAGGTAAACGAGCAGAACGTGTAAACGAGCTTATTAAATTAGTCGGATTGGAAGGGAGAGAAAACGCCTATCCATCTCAGCTAAGCGGTGGACAAAAGCAGCGTGTAGGGATTGCAAGAGCGCTAGCCAACAACCCAAAAGTTCTATTATGCGACGAAGCAACATCAGCACTTGATCCACAAACAACAGATTCAATTTTAGATTTGTTAGTTGATATTAATGAAAAGTTAGGTTTAACGATTGTTTTAATTACTCATGAAATGCACGTTATCCGTAAAATTTGTCATCGTGTAGCCGTGATGGAAAATGGGAAAGTAGTTGAACAGGGAGAAGTACTTGAAGTGTTCCGTAAACCACAGCAAAATATTACAAAACGATTTGTACAGCAAATCTCAGAGCCAGAAGAAACGTTTGAGACAGTTGAACAGGTGAAAGAACTTTATCCGAGTGGTCAAATTGTTCAGCTTACATTTGTAGGTGGAAAAGCAGAGCAACCGCTCATTACGAGTATTTTAAAAGCGTTCGATGTCACGATTAACATTTTACAAGGGAAGGTCTCTTATACACAAACAGGCTCTTACGGAACTTTGTTTATCCATTTAGACGGTGAAAAGGTAGAGGTTAATAAAGTAATCGAGTACATCCGTGAACAACAGGTAGAAATTGAGGTGATGACGGATGCTAACTGA
- a CDS encoding toprim domain-containing protein, whose amino-acid sequence MRLIEIEKVIIVEGKSDKKRIESIINEPIEIICTNGTISLSKLDEIIDSTYDKDVYILVDSDDSGNKLRKQFKKELPEAEHLYIDKMYREVAAAPRNHIATVLLSANIDVNAEFLI is encoded by the coding sequence ATGCGTTTAATAGAAATTGAAAAAGTAATTATTGTAGAAGGTAAGTCTGACAAAAAGAGAATCGAGAGCATTATTAATGAACCTATTGAGATTATTTGTACAAATGGAACCATTAGCTTGTCAAAGCTAGATGAGATTATCGATTCCACATATGATAAAGATGTGTACATCTTAGTCGATTCAGATGATTCTGGCAATAAATTACGAAAACAGTTTAAAAAAGAACTCCCAGAAGCGGAGCACCTTTATATCGATAAAATGTATCGCGAGGTAGCGGCGGCACCAAGAAATCACATTGCTACGGTGCTCTTAAGTGCTAATATAGATGTTAACGCAGAATTTTTAATATAG
- a CDS encoding YusG family protein: MFERKKVDVTDRITAKFHENGMQLYVDKESIGHVNYGATGNEYNLESGYTQENNKIYQYADVQTGTTQKYTDCDSEEGWC, encoded by the coding sequence ATGTTTGAACGTAAAAAAGTTGACGTAACGGATCGAATTACAGCAAAATTTCATGAAAACGGTATGCAATTGTATGTCGATAAAGAATCGATTGGCCATGTGAATTACGGTGCAACGGGTAATGAATACAATTTAGAGTCAGGCTACACGCAGGAAAATAATAAGATTTATCAGTATGCTGACGTCCAAACTGGAACTACACAAAAGTATACGGACTGTGATTCAGAAGAGGGTTGGTGCTAA
- a CDS encoding thioredoxin family protein has translation MEEWTEEQLDEKLNKDERTVIFFHTPLCGTCQLAKKMLTVAEAVIPELTIGMSNLNYMPAKASLLEIESVPCLIEFENGEMKQKLYAFHSVEHVIERLS, from the coding sequence ATGGAAGAATGGACAGAAGAGCAGCTAGACGAAAAGCTAAATAAAGACGAGCGTACCGTCATTTTTTTTCATACCCCCCTTTGTGGAACGTGCCAATTAGCTAAAAAAATGTTAACAGTAGCGGAGGCGGTTATTCCAGAGTTAACAATTGGAATGAGTAATTTAAATTATATGCCTGCTAAAGCTTCTTTGCTTGAAATTGAAAGTGTTCCATGCTTAATTGAATTTGAAAATGGCGAAATGAAACAGAAGCTTTATGCTTTTCACTCCGTTGAACACGTAATAGAACGTCTTAGCTAA
- a CDS encoding acyl-CoA dehydrogenase family protein: MANQTEQTIKGGSFLINDLSAERVYTPEDFTSEHKMIAKTTDEYVENEVLPQVEFLEKHEFDRSVKLLKQAGDLGLLGADVPEEYGGLGLDKVASALIAEKMSRAGGFSITHGAHVGIGSLPIVLFGTEEQKQKYLPDLATGGKIAAYALTEPGSGSDALGAKTVARLNAEGTHYVLNGEKQWITNAGFADVFVVYAKIDGEQFSAFIVERDYAGVSVGPEEKKMGIKSSSTRTLILEDAHVPKENVLGEIGKGHIIAFNILNIGRYKLGVGAVGAGKRAMELTSEYVNQRQQFKTPIAKFSLTQEKIATMAAKLYASESSVYRTVGLFEDRMGQLSEEQQKDGKEIAASIAEYAIECSLNKVFATEVLDYLVDEGVQLHGGYGFMSEYEIERLYRDSRINRIFEGTNEINRLLVPGTYLRKALKGELPLLQKAQSLQEELMMLMPEEAGEGALDQSKLLVRNGKKIALLLLGLAAQKYGKKLEGEQEVLVNISDMISNVYAMESAVLRTEKAILKNGEEKNQLKVNYTKVFCQEAFNKIEADAKETLIAVEEGDTLRMMLSSLRKLTRHTPVNVIAVKREIAKVVLEEERFIV; encoded by the coding sequence ATGGCAAATCAAACGGAACAAACAATTAAAGGTGGTAGCTTTTTAATTAATGATCTTTCCGCAGAGCGAGTATATACACCGGAGGATTTCACAAGCGAGCATAAAATGATTGCTAAAACAACGGATGAATACGTTGAGAACGAAGTACTACCACAAGTAGAATTTTTAGAAAAACATGAGTTTGATCGCTCAGTGAAACTATTAAAGCAAGCTGGGGACCTTGGATTACTAGGAGCTGATGTTCCAGAAGAGTATGGTGGTCTTGGATTGGATAAGGTTGCATCAGCATTAATTGCTGAAAAGATGTCACGTGCAGGAGGATTCTCTATCACACACGGTGCACATGTTGGAATCGGTTCTCTACCAATCGTGCTATTTGGAACAGAAGAGCAAAAGCAAAAATATCTACCAGATTTAGCAACTGGAGGTAAGATTGCAGCGTATGCGTTAACAGAACCAGGATCAGGTTCTGATGCATTAGGAGCGAAAACTGTTGCTCGTCTAAATGCAGAAGGAACTCACTACGTGTTGAATGGTGAAAAACAATGGATTACAAACGCTGGCTTTGCTGACGTATTTGTTGTGTATGCGAAAATAGACGGAGAGCAATTTTCCGCATTTATCGTCGAACGTGATTATGCAGGTGTGTCTGTTGGTCCTGAAGAAAAGAAAATGGGTATTAAGAGTTCCTCCACACGTACCTTGATTTTAGAAGATGCACATGTGCCAAAAGAAAACGTACTTGGAGAGATTGGAAAAGGGCACATTATTGCGTTTAATATCTTAAATATTGGCCGCTATAAGCTAGGTGTAGGTGCAGTAGGAGCTGGTAAGCGTGCCATGGAGTTAACTTCTGAATACGTGAATCAACGTCAACAGTTTAAGACTCCAATTGCAAAGTTTTCGTTAACACAAGAGAAAATTGCAACAATGGCAGCTAAATTATACGCTTCTGAAAGCTCTGTTTATCGTACAGTAGGTCTCTTTGAAGATAGAATGGGTCAGTTATCAGAAGAGCAACAAAAAGATGGGAAAGAAATTGCTGCTTCAATTGCAGAGTATGCCATCGAGTGTTCATTAAATAAGGTATTTGCGACGGAAGTGCTAGATTATTTGGTTGACGAAGGAGTTCAGCTTCACGGTGGTTACGGCTTTATGAGTGAATATGAGATTGAACGCTTATACCGTGATTCTAGAATCAATCGCATCTTTGAAGGGACAAACGAAATTAATCGTTTATTGGTGCCAGGAACGTACTTACGCAAAGCCTTAAAAGGTGAACTTCCGCTTCTTCAAAAAGCGCAGTCACTACAGGAAGAGCTCATGATGCTAATGCCTGAAGAGGCTGGAGAAGGCGCGTTAGATCAATCAAAACTATTAGTTCGTAATGGTAAAAAGATTGCGCTATTATTACTTGGTTTAGCAGCTCAAAAGTATGGCAAAAAGCTTGAGGGTGAACAAGAAGTTCTAGTTAATATCTCTGACATGATTAGCAACGTATATGCAATGGAATCAGCTGTATTACGTACAGAAAAAGCGATTTTGAAAAATGGAGAAGAAAAAAATCAGCTTAAAGTAAACTATACAAAAGTATTCTGTCAAGAAGCATTCAATAAAATCGAAGCGGATGCAAAAGAAACGCTTATTGCTGTAGAAGAGGGAGATACGCTACGCATGATGCTTTCGTCATTACGTAAGCTAACTCGTCACACGCCGGTCAACGTTATTGCTGTTAAACGAGAAATTGCAAAGGTTGTATTGGAAGAAGAACGCTTTATTGTGTAA
- a CDS encoding 3-hydroxyacyl-CoA dehydrogenase/enoyl-CoA hydratase family protein, whose amino-acid sequence MSFKIKKAAVIGSGVMGSGIAAHLANVGIETLLLDIVPSELNAEETKNGLTLESPQVRNRMSLTALKNLAKQKPAPLMAKSRVSFIKAGNLEDDLEKLSQCDWIIEVIVERLDVKKQLFEKIDAVRKPGTIISSNTSGISVEAMANGRSNDFKAHFLGTHFFNPPRYLKLLEVIPTKDTKEEVVQYMKGFGENVLGKGVVLAKDTPNFIANRIGTYGLLVTVQEMLKGGYSVGEVDSITGPLIGRPKSATFRTLDVVGLDTFIHVANNVYDKVDGKEKDVFTIPAFMKVMQQKGWLGSKSGQGFFLKKGKEILELNPDTLQYEERQKLRTTSVELSKQAKGFSNKMKALLYSDDRAGAFLWKIISPVLLYSAQLKGEIADDIVAIDQAMKWGFGWDYGPFETWDAIGFNAAIEKMEAEGLEMPGWIQEMKENGFSAFYKELDGQKIYYDHNEYKPVVENKKVVHLSALKAQDKVIKKNSGASLIDLGDDVACLQFTSPNNSIGLDIVQLLNESLEEVNRNYRGLVIGNQGKNFCVGANLAMILMEAQDDNFFEIEFVIRQFQQAMMKVKYNEKPVVAAPFAMTLGGGTEICLPTAKIQASAETYMGLVEVGVGLIPGGGGNKELYLKQLQGLPNDVNLDLQQIANKTFETIATAKVSSSALHARELNFLNHQDGITLNQDHLLEEAKQSVLSLSQAGYEPPVRQKVPVVGETGYATLLLGAQSMKYSGFISDHDYEIAKKLAFVIAGGRVPYGTKVDEDYLLDLEREAFLSLVGEMKSQQRMQHMLVKGKPLRN is encoded by the coding sequence ATGAGCTTTAAAATTAAGAAAGCCGCTGTAATTGGCTCAGGCGTAATGGGATCTGGAATTGCAGCACATTTAGCAAATGTGGGAATCGAAACCTTGCTATTGGATATCGTGCCTAGTGAATTAAATGCAGAAGAAACAAAAAATGGACTGACGCTAGAAAGTCCACAGGTACGTAACCGAATGAGCTTAACTGCACTAAAAAATTTAGCTAAGCAAAAGCCAGCACCTTTAATGGCCAAATCACGTGTTTCTTTTATTAAGGCAGGGAATTTAGAAGATGATCTTGAAAAGTTAAGCCAATGTGACTGGATTATTGAAGTTATTGTAGAGCGATTAGATGTCAAAAAGCAGCTTTTTGAAAAAATCGATGCAGTAAGAAAGCCTGGTACTATTATCAGTTCAAATACTTCAGGTATTTCAGTTGAAGCGATGGCAAACGGTCGATCGAACGATTTTAAAGCACATTTTTTAGGCACACATTTCTTTAATCCGCCTCGTTATTTGAAATTATTAGAAGTTATTCCTACTAAAGATACAAAAGAAGAAGTTGTTCAATATATGAAAGGCTTTGGTGAAAACGTTCTTGGAAAAGGCGTTGTCCTTGCCAAAGATACCCCTAACTTTATCGCCAATCGAATTGGGACTTATGGTTTGCTAGTAACGGTTCAAGAAATGCTTAAAGGTGGTTATAGCGTCGGTGAAGTGGATTCGATTACGGGGCCACTCATTGGAAGACCAAAAAGTGCTACGTTTCGAACGCTTGATGTTGTAGGGCTGGATACGTTTATTCACGTTGCTAATAACGTTTACGATAAAGTAGATGGAAAAGAAAAAGATGTTTTTACCATTCCTGCATTTATGAAAGTCATGCAGCAAAAGGGTTGGCTGGGAAGTAAATCTGGTCAAGGATTTTTCTTGAAAAAAGGTAAAGAGATTTTAGAATTAAACCCGGATACGTTACAGTATGAAGAACGTCAAAAGCTTAGAACTACTAGTGTGGAATTGAGTAAACAAGCAAAAGGGTTCTCCAATAAAATGAAAGCGCTTCTATATTCAGATGACCGCGCAGGGGCATTTTTATGGAAAATCATTAGCCCGGTACTGCTTTATTCAGCACAGTTAAAAGGAGAAATTGCTGATGATATCGTCGCTATTGACCAAGCGATGAAGTGGGGATTTGGCTGGGATTACGGACCGTTTGAAACATGGGATGCAATTGGATTTAATGCCGCTATTGAAAAAATGGAAGCTGAAGGATTAGAAATGCCGGGTTGGATTCAGGAGATGAAAGAAAACGGATTTTCTGCATTTTATAAGGAGTTAGATGGGCAAAAAATTTATTATGATCACAATGAGTATAAGCCGGTTGTAGAGAACAAAAAAGTTGTCCACCTATCAGCTTTAAAAGCACAGGATAAAGTTATTAAAAAGAACAGTGGCGCAAGTCTAATTGATTTAGGAGACGACGTAGCATGCTTACAGTTCACATCACCAAATAATTCCATTGGCTTAGATATTGTTCAGCTCTTAAATGAATCGTTAGAGGAAGTGAATCGAAATTATAGAGGTTTAGTTATTGGAAACCAAGGTAAAAACTTCTGCGTTGGCGCGAATCTAGCTATGATTTTGATGGAAGCTCAAGACGATAATTTCTTTGAAATTGAATTTGTAATTCGTCAATTTCAACAGGCGATGATGAAAGTGAAATACAATGAAAAGCCTGTCGTTGCCGCACCATTTGCAATGACGCTTGGTGGAGGAACGGAGATTTGTTTACCAACTGCTAAAATTCAGGCATCTGCTGAAACATATATGGGGTTAGTTGAAGTTGGAGTTGGCTTAATTCCAGGTGGTGGTGGAAATAAAGAGCTTTATCTAAAGCAGTTACAAGGTCTTCCAAATGATGTGAACTTAGATTTGCAGCAGATTGCAAATAAAACGTTTGAAACTATTGCGACAGCTAAAGTCTCTAGTTCTGCTCTTCATGCAAGAGAACTAAATTTCTTAAACCATCAGGACGGTATTACCTTAAACCAAGATCATTTGCTTGAAGAAGCAAAACAGTCTGTTCTGTCATTATCACAAGCTGGCTATGAGCCACCAGTTCGCCAAAAAGTGCCTGTAGTTGGTGAGACTGGCTATGCAACTTTATTGCTAGGTGCCCAATCAATGAAATATTCAGGATTTATTTCAGATCATGATTATGAGATTGCAAAGAAGCTAGCATTTGTAATTGCTGGTGGACGCGTACCTTACGGAACAAAAGTGGATGAAGATTATTTACTAGACTTAGAGAGAGAAGCATTCTTGAGCCTAGTGGGAGAGATGAAGTCTCAGCAACGTATGCAACACATGCTAGTAAAAGGGAAGCCATTGCGTAACTAA
- the gcvH gene encoding glycine cleavage system protein GcvH → MSTPKELRYSEEHEWVKNEGEVFRVGITHFAQSELGDIVFVELPEVGDKVEADEPFGSVESVKTVSELYAPISGEVVEVNEELSDNPEFVNESPYEKAWMVVIKPADSADVEKLMTAEQYDEMINEG, encoded by the coding sequence ATGAGTACACCAAAAGAGTTGCGTTATTCAGAAGAGCATGAGTGGGTAAAAAACGAAGGAGAAGTTTTCCGAGTAGGAATTACACACTTTGCTCAATCTGAACTTGGTGACATTGTATTTGTTGAGCTTCCAGAAGTTGGCGATAAAGTTGAAGCAGATGAGCCGTTTGGTAGCGTAGAATCTGTAAAAACAGTATCAGAGCTATATGCACCAATTAGCGGTGAGGTTGTAGAAGTAAACGAAGAATTAAGTGACAATCCTGAGTTTGTAAACGAGTCTCCATATGAAAAAGCATGGATGGTTGTAATTAAGCCTGCTGATTCAGCAGATGTTGAGAAACTTATGACAGCTGAACAATACGATGAAATGATTAACGAAGGTTAA
- a CDS encoding MetQ/NlpA family ABC transporter substrate-binding protein: MKKWVSTFALSSALVLGLAACGSSGGSGSDSSEDEKKIVVGASNIPHAEILEEAKPLLEEKGIELDIKPFQDYILPNTALDGKEIDANYFQHIPYLDSVLEENPNYDFVSAGAIHIEPIGIYSKKYKSLKDLPKNGTVIMRDAVAEQGRILSIFEKEGVVKLKEGVKKQDATLDDIVENPKNLTFKADVEGGLLPQVYNNNEGDAVVINANYALDAGLDPVKDPIAVESKENNPYANIITVRKGDENKEEVKALVEVLHSKEIQDFIEEKYKGAVLPVNE; encoded by the coding sequence ATGAAAAAATGGGTTTCAACATTTGCTTTATCATCTGCTTTAGTTTTAGGTTTAGCTGCTTGTGGTTCATCTGGAGGCAGTGGTTCAGATTCATCAGAAGACGAGAAGAAAATTGTGGTTGGAGCGTCAAATATTCCGCATGCTGAAATTTTAGAAGAAGCAAAACCATTGTTAGAGGAAAAAGGAATTGAGTTAGACATTAAACCATTCCAAGATTATATTCTACCTAATACAGCATTAGATGGAAAAGAAATTGATGCAAACTACTTCCAGCACATTCCTTATCTAGACTCTGTATTAGAAGAAAATCCTAATTATGATTTTGTAAGTGCAGGAGCGATTCATATCGAGCCAATTGGTATCTACTCTAAAAAATACAAGTCATTAAAAGACCTTCCGAAAAACGGTACGGTAATTATGCGTGATGCAGTAGCAGAACAAGGTCGTATTCTTTCAATTTTTGAAAAAGAAGGCGTAGTTAAGTTGAAGGAAGGCGTTAAAAAGCAAGATGCAACGCTTGATGATATTGTAGAAAATCCTAAAAACCTAACGTTTAAAGCAGATGTTGAAGGTGGTTTATTACCTCAGGTTTATAACAACAATGAAGGTGATGCTGTTGTCATTAATGCAAACTATGCTTTAGATGCTGGTTTAGATCCTGTTAAAGACCCAATCGCTGTAGAGTCAAAGGAAAACAATCCGTATGCAAACATCATCACGGTTCGTAAAGGTGATGAAAATAAAGAAGAAGTAAAAGCATTAGTAGAAGTGCTTCATTCAAAAGAAATTCAAGATTTCATTGAAGAGAAGTATAAAGGCGCGGTGCTTCCTGTAAACGAGTAA